The genomic interval ACATTCGCGCCGACATGGAACGAGGGGATGGTGCCGTAACGGCAGGCCTAGTGGTCGGTGGGGAACGGTTACTAACAACAGCCCCTAATTGGGCTTCTTCGCGTCGCCGGAGCTGGCGATGGAGTCGTCGATGGGTTTGCGGCCGATGAAGCCTTCGGTGGGCCCGTGCCAATGGGCGATCTTTTTCTCCCCCAGCTTCCAGCAAAGCAGGATCACGCTGTCGCCGACCTGACAGGGAAAGTCGAGCAGGCCGGTGTCCAGGTCCTTGACCTGCACGCCGAGCGCGTCGATCTCACTGAGAGTCTGCTGCACGCTCTCGAGAGCGGCGTCGCGCTGGGCGCGGCGCTCCGCCCAGTGGCCGATCTGCAGCAGCATGCCGCCAGAAGCGGAGATGCGGT from Terriglobales bacterium carries:
- a CDS encoding DUF2203 domain-containing protein — its product is MAERTFTLDEAQQLLPMLEPLLDAAVHNKKQVEEIDSELQALGHRISASGGMLLQIGHWAERRAQRDAALESVQQTLSEIDALGVQVKDLDTGLLDFPCQVGDSVILLCWKLGEKKIAHWHGPTEGFIGRKPIDDSIASSGDAKKPN